Proteins encoded within one genomic window of Actinoplanes octamycinicus:
- a CDS encoding TetR/AcrR family transcriptional regulator → MSRAVDPRVLRSKARVLTSALALLAQRGITGTTIEAVAEHSGVAKTTIYRQWESQAALVLDAFDSILALPADPATGSLRDDLVHLLTGFAEALRTSPATGMMFALVDAAERDPAFAALHRRQADTRHQLVLDVITRGIDQGELPADTDPAEVLDLLAGPIFHRRAVSGAPLDAAFAVRVVDRVLTAYRAGSSTL, encoded by the coding sequence TTGAGCCGGGCCGTTGACCCTCGCGTGCTGCGCAGCAAGGCCAGGGTGCTGACCAGCGCCCTGGCGCTGCTCGCGCAGCGAGGCATCACCGGCACCACCATCGAAGCGGTTGCCGAGCATTCCGGCGTGGCGAAAACGACCATCTACCGCCAGTGGGAGAGTCAAGCCGCCCTTGTCCTGGACGCCTTCGACAGCATCCTGGCCCTGCCCGCCGACCCCGCCACCGGCAGCCTCCGCGACGATCTCGTCCACCTGCTCACCGGTTTCGCCGAAGCCCTCCGGACCAGCCCAGCCACCGGAATGATGTTCGCTCTGGTCGACGCCGCGGAGCGCGATCCCGCCTTCGCCGCCCTGCACCGCCGGCAGGCCGACACCCGCCATCAACTCGTCCTGGACGTCATCACCCGGGGCATCGACCAGGGTGAGCTCCCCGCCGACACCGATCCGGCCGAAGTCCTGGACCTGCTCGCCGGACCGATCTTCCACCGCCGCGCGGTCTCCGGCGCCCCGCTCGACGCCGCCTTCGCCGTGCGAGTGGTCGACCGGGTGCTCACCGCCTACCGCGCCGGGAGCAGCACTCTGTAG